A portion of the Avibacterium sp. 20-132 genome contains these proteins:
- a CDS encoding NAD(P)H-dependent flavin oxidoreductase — translation MNRICDLLHITHPIIQAPMSWLTDAKLVAAVNEAGGLGFLAPHAGQNSNPSSNDEVLSRMRAEIAKVRTLTDKPFGVPVVVSYDLSLMPRMADLLIEEQVPVVLDNGYLDETLYRRFKDAGMTIICRLGNPNLQDAQKAEALGADILVVTGFDEGGTLPQKEVGSFSALADFVGKVKLPLMLAGGIADADSVRAAMVLGAEGVYVGTAFIATHECRAAQSVKEWLTQASADDLLLYRTEPYYYRSLPTALGKKLHAMSEEGASRAEIAKLMNGGTGMRLGMLEGDFEQGYVSVGTGVSRINRIVSVKELINQLMAAV, via the coding sequence ATGAACCGTATTTGCGACCTTCTGCACATCACCCACCCCATTATCCAAGCCCCCATGTCGTGGCTGACCGATGCCAAGCTGGTTGCCGCCGTCAATGAAGCGGGCGGGCTTGGCTTTTTGGCTCCCCATGCGGGACAAAACAGCAATCCAAGCTCAAACGATGAAGTCTTAAGCCGTATGCGTGCCGAAATTGCCAAGGTTCGGACTTTGACCGACAAGCCCTTTGGCGTGCCTGTGGTGGTTTCTTATGATTTGTCTTTGATGCCACGTATGGCCGATTTGCTGATTGAAGAGCAGGTGCCTGTGGTGCTTGATAATGGTTATTTAGATGAAACACTGTATCGGCGTTTTAAAGATGCTGGCATGACCATCATCTGCCGTCTTGGCAACCCAAACCTTCAAGATGCCCAAAAAGCCGAAGCACTGGGGGCAGATATTTTGGTTGTTACAGGCTTTGATGAAGGCGGTACGCTGCCGCAAAAAGAGGTGGGCAGCTTTAGCGCGCTGGCGGATTTTGTCGGCAAAGTCAAATTGCCCTTGATGCTGGCTGGCGGTATTGCCGATGCCGATAGCGTGCGTGCGGCCATGGTTTTGGGTGCAGAGGGTGTTTATGTTGGCACCGCCTTTATTGCCACCCATGAATGCCGTGCCGCCCAAAGTGTCAAAGAATGGCTGACTCAAGCCAGTGCGGACGATTTGCTGCTGTATCGCACAGAGCCTTACTACTATCGCTCACTGCCGACCGCCCTTGGCAAAAAACTGCACGCCATGAGCGAAGAGGGAGCAAGCCGTGCCGAGATTGCCAAGCTGATGAATGGCGGTACAGGTATGCGTCTTGGTATGCTGGAGGGCGATTTTGAACAGGGCTATGTTTCCGTTGGCACAGGTGTGAGCAGAATCAACCGCATCGTATCGGTCAAAGAGCTGATTAACCAGCTGATGGCAGCCGTATAA
- a CDS encoding LysR family transcriptional regulator — MDLNALRLFVAAVQCGSLSKASQQLDIPLATLSRQIVKLEAALQVQLFNRFKAGVKPTEAGLRLYEQVHLPMDNLLNAQEALFHEQNELAGRLRLSAIPTCTPLLAWVDEFCQRYPKVQVHCQLTERVLDLAADGIDIAFRVGNLQADHLIAKPILQSRAKLVAHPSLLAKWGVPQDPQALSRLPCAGWGRGDAMMTWQLGDERLNLNYRFASNDSYALVFAAKAGMAICQLPDFLADDLIQKEGLVEVLVDYPQPAHELYMLYAAHRYPSRTIKTFIDFVKHKSPLYKQKAAY; from the coding sequence ATGGATTTAAATGCTCTGCGTTTATTTGTGGCGGCGGTGCAGTGCGGCAGTCTTTCTAAAGCCAGTCAGCAGCTTGATATTCCGCTTGCGACCTTAAGCCGTCAGATTGTCAAATTGGAAGCTGCGTTGCAGGTGCAGCTATTTAATCGCTTTAAGGCAGGCGTTAAGCCGACTGAAGCGGGTTTGAGGCTTTATGAACAGGTGCATTTGCCGATGGATAATCTGCTCAACGCCCAAGAGGCCTTGTTTCACGAACAAAACGAGCTGGCAGGCAGGCTACGGCTTTCGGCGATACCGACCTGCACCCCTTTGCTTGCGTGGGTTGATGAATTTTGTCAGCGTTATCCCAAGGTGCAGGTGCATTGCCAATTGACCGAGAGGGTTTTGGATTTGGCGGCCGATGGCATTGACATTGCCTTTCGCGTGGGCAATTTGCAGGCCGATCATCTGATTGCCAAGCCCATTTTGCAAAGCCGTGCCAAGCTGGTTGCCCACCCAAGTCTTTTGGCAAAATGGGGTGTGCCTCAAGACCCGCAGGCCTTGAGCCGCTTGCCTTGTGCAGGCTGGGGCAGGGGTGATGCCATGATGACTTGGCAGCTGGGCGATGAGCGGTTAAACCTTAACTATCGCTTTGCAAGCAATGATTCTTACGCTTTGGTTTTTGCGGCCAAAGCAGGCATGGCGATTTGTCAGCTGCCTGACTTTCTTGCCGATGATTTGATACAAAAAGAGGGGTTGGTCGAGGTGTTGGTGGATTATCCGCAGCCTGCCCATGAGCTGTATATGCTTTATGCCGCCCACCGCTACCCATCAAGAACGATTAAGACCTTTATTGATTTTGTCAAACACAAAAGCCCGCTCTATAAGCAAAAGGCTGCTTACTAA
- a CDS encoding AraC family transcriptional regulator, translating into MYQDPWEKLASLIKRFTQKEGSFSDTALPALNLCRRNHRTHPVPCIYPLSLFVVVQGVQHVNFGNEIMQLAQGDAALTTLDLPVVSHVLQASQNTPYLSLRIELDVMLLRELAEQTDWQTKQSSLSDSLSVAPIDEGLLDAVVRYTALLDEPQWQPHLAPLIEREIAVRLLNGVHQPMLKRLLMQGSAERNIAKIIAYFNEHYTQKTDINQLAEQAHMSPSSFRQHFRKLTGVSPLQYQKQLRLQHARRLMFKENQDATTAAFAVGYESPTQFNREYARLFGEPPHRDIQRLKDNEMQFGRIV; encoded by the coding sequence ATGTATCAAGACCCATGGGAAAAACTTGCCAGCCTCATCAAACGCTTCACCCAGAAAGAAGGCAGCTTTTCTGACACCGCCCTGCCCGCCTTAAACCTCTGCCGCCGCAACCACCGCACCCACCCCGTGCCTTGCATCTATCCGCTTAGCCTGTTTGTGGTCGTGCAAGGCGTGCAACACGTCAATTTTGGCAACGAAATCATGCAGCTTGCCCAAGGCGATGCCGCATTGACCACCCTTGATTTGCCTGTGGTATCGCACGTTTTGCAGGCAAGCCAAAACACGCCCTACCTCAGCTTAAGAATTGAACTTGATGTGATGCTCTTGCGTGAACTTGCCGAACAGACCGACTGGCAGACCAAGCAATCAAGCCTTTCGGATAGCCTATCGGTCGCCCCGATTGATGAGGGATTGCTTGATGCGGTGGTGCGTTACACCGCCCTGCTTGACGAACCCCAATGGCAGCCGCACCTTGCCCCCTTGATTGAACGTGAAATCGCCGTACGCCTCTTAAACGGCGTGCATCAGCCCATGCTAAAAAGGCTCTTGATGCAAGGCAGTGCCGAACGCAACATTGCCAAAATTATTGCCTATTTTAACGAGCATTACACCCAAAAGACCGACATCAACCAACTGGCAGAACAGGCACACATGAGCCCATCGTCCTTTCGCCAGCACTTTAGAAAACTGACAGGCGTAAGCCCCTTGCAATACCAAAAGCAGCTTCGCCTCCAGCACGCCAGACGGCTGATGTTTAAAGAAAATCAAGATGCCACCACCGCCGCCTTTGCCGTGGGCTATGAAAGCCCGACCCAATTTAACCGTGAATACGCCCGACTGTTTGGCGAACCGCCCCACCGTGATATACAGCGGCTCAAAGACAATGAAATGCAGTTTGGCAGGATTGTTTAG
- the trxA gene encoding thioredoxin: protein MIYATDKTFSDEVLNANTPVLVDFYADWCPPCQMIAPLLDELAEDYAGKAKVVKVNVDDNPKLSAQYGIRNIPTLMTFKAGQMTARHAGAMPKSALAQLIDKEL from the coding sequence ATGATTTATGCCACAGACAAGACCTTTTCTGATGAAGTGTTAAATGCAAACACGCCCGTGCTGGTTGATTTTTATGCCGATTGGTGTCCGCCTTGCCAAATGATTGCCCCTTTGCTTGATGAATTGGCAGAGGATTACGCAGGCAAGGCCAAGGTGGTGAAAGTCAATGTTGATGACAATCCTAAGCTTTCTGCCCAATATGGCATTCGCAATATCCCAACGCTGATGACCTTTAAAGCAGGGCAAATGACAGCACGCCACGCAGGTGCGATGCCCAAATCTGCCCTTGCACAATTGATTGATAAAGAACTTTAA